Proteins encoded within one genomic window of Geotalea daltonii FRC-32:
- a CDS encoding AI-2E family transporter codes for MTSEKKFLIVAMLLALVALAVIFLSGTVFLPVFIALILTYILNPLVAKLAERGMNRTVAIVLVFFALVLLATLAILFFIVSIKGELGSIEINLPEYANRLYNYIPAGVKAYLDIETPEKAYQHLTTALERLRGISFSLFKETFAVVTRAFSSTLAFVLSILGYFITPIYLFYFLLDMPELKTTLLNLVPERYRPWFCQKAAEVDEVLSSFVRGQLMLCVILAVLYSIGLYFIGIDLAILIGTISGLLFMIPYLGTLFGIVFSMLMAFLKFHDLLHPMLCLGWFMLVQAAEGGIITPKIVGNKVGLHPVVTILALLIGGQWFGIFGMLLAVPVTAVLNVFFRSLLDYYRSTAYYKGV; via the coding sequence ATGACCAGTGAAAAAAAATTTTTGATCGTTGCTATGCTTCTTGCTTTAGTGGCGCTAGCGGTGATTTTCCTCTCAGGAACAGTTTTCCTGCCGGTCTTTATTGCCCTGATCCTCACCTACATCTTGAACCCTCTCGTGGCAAAGCTGGCGGAGCGAGGGATGAACCGGACCGTTGCCATTGTTCTCGTCTTTTTTGCGCTTGTTCTTCTGGCCACCCTGGCAATATTGTTCTTCATCGTCTCCATAAAAGGGGAGTTGGGTTCAATAGAGATAAATCTTCCCGAGTACGCTAACCGGCTGTACAATTACATACCGGCCGGCGTGAAGGCGTACCTGGATATCGAGACGCCGGAAAAGGCCTATCAGCACCTGACAACAGCGCTTGAGCGGTTGCGTGGCATTTCCTTCAGCCTGTTCAAGGAAACATTCGCCGTTGTTACGCGCGCCTTCAGCTCCACCTTGGCCTTCGTTCTATCCATCCTCGGCTATTTCATTACTCCCATCTACCTTTTTTATTTTCTCCTGGACATGCCGGAACTGAAGACCACATTGCTGAATCTTGTCCCGGAGCGTTACAGGCCATGGTTTTGTCAGAAGGCGGCAGAGGTGGATGAGGTGCTTTCATCCTTCGTCCGCGGTCAATTGATGCTTTGCGTCATTTTGGCGGTGCTTTACAGCATCGGACTATACTTCATCGGCATTGACCTGGCTATTCTCATCGGCACCATATCCGGCCTTCTGTTCATGATTCCCTATCTGGGGACGCTCTTCGGCATCGTCTTTTCCATGCTCATGGCCTTTCTCAAGTTCCATGATCTTCTCCATCCAATGCTTTGTCTAGGCTGGTTCATGCTGGTGCAGGCGGCAGAAGGGGGCATTATTACCCCCAAAATCGTTGGTAACAAGGTGGGGCTGCATCCTGTTGTAACAATCCTTGCCCTTCTCATCGGGGGCCAATGGTTCGGCATCTTCGGCATGCTGCTGGCGGTGCCGGTAACTGCCGTGCTCAACGTTTTTTTCCGCTCGCTGCTCGATTATTACCGGAGCACGGCATATTACAAAGGTGTGTGA
- a CDS encoding EVE domain-containing protein has protein sequence MSQRSYWLFKSEPTNFSFDDLRTCPNSTEHWDGVRNYQARNYLRDEVQVGDQVLFYHSNIAVPAIVGIAEVVRAGYPDWTARDPENKHFDPASTAEKPIWYMVDVRFVNPFPRPVKLAELKNNPALSGMVLLSRSRLSIQPVREEEWRQILRMGGVEE, from the coding sequence ATGTCCCAACGCAGTTATTGGCTTTTCAAGTCTGAACCGACAAATTTTTCATTTGATGATCTTCGAACCTGCCCGAACAGCACAGAACACTGGGATGGGGTGAGGAACTATCAGGCGAGGAACTATTTACGGGATGAGGTGCAGGTTGGGGATCAGGTGCTTTTTTATCACAGCAACATAGCCGTGCCGGCCATCGTCGGCATTGCCGAGGTGGTTAGGGCCGGATATCCGGACTGGACGGCGCGTGACCCGGAGAATAAGCATTTCGATCCGGCAAGTACGGCAGAGAAGCCGATCTGGTACATGGTGGATGTGCGTTTTGTCAACCCTTTCCCCCGGCCTGTTAAGCTTGCCGAACTGAAGAACAACCCAGCCCTGTCGGGCATGGTCCTTCTTTCCCGCAGCCGGCTGTCCATTCAGCCGGTGCGAGAGGAGGAATGGCGGCAGATTCTGCGTATGGGAGGCGTAGAAGAGTAG
- the miaA gene encoding tRNA (adenosine(37)-N6)-dimethylallyltransferase MiaA: MKSEEKIKLVSIVGPTASGKTELAVRLAERFDGEIVNADSMQVYRGMDIGTAKPSVSLRSRVTHHLIDIVTPDVNFSASDFRRAADGAIADIHSRGKRVFIVGGTGLYIRALLQGLVDSPSGDEQIRGELNELAKEIGNEGLLQLLAEVDPITAERLHHNDRVRIIRALEVYRQTGRPMSQFRQEHGFAEEMYDCLMLGINVERQELYSRVEKRVDEMVESGLAAEVEELFRLGYARDLKAMRSIGYKEICSFLSGEISLDQAVQLIKRDTRRYAKRQMTWFNKEYGIKWVEYPAAFANICNHVIEFFERGEDHAKSTFQHPGSVP; encoded by the coding sequence GTGAAGAGTGAAGAGAAAATCAAGCTGGTGAGTATCGTCGGGCCCACTGCCTCAGGAAAGACTGAGCTGGCGGTGCGCCTGGCCGAGCGTTTTGACGGCGAGATTGTTAACGCCGATTCCATGCAGGTATACCGCGGCATGGATATCGGTACGGCTAAACCGTCAGTCAGTCTGCGCAGCCGAGTTACTCATCACTTAATCGACATCGTTACCCCTGACGTGAACTTTTCCGCATCGGATTTTCGCCGGGCGGCTGACGGGGCCATTGCAGATATCCACAGCCGCGGCAAGAGAGTCTTCATCGTTGGGGGGACTGGCCTTTACATCCGTGCTTTGCTCCAAGGGCTGGTGGATTCGCCTAGCGGAGACGAACAAATCCGCGGAGAATTGAATGAACTGGCGAAAGAAATTGGCAACGAAGGCCTTTTGCAGCTGTTGGCTGAGGTTGACCCAATTACTGCCGAACGACTTCACCACAACGACCGGGTACGGATTATCCGGGCATTGGAGGTGTATCGGCAGACGGGGCGTCCAATGTCACAGTTCAGGCAGGAGCATGGTTTTGCAGAAGAGATGTACGACTGCCTGATGCTGGGGATAAATGTGGAGCGGCAGGAATTATACAGCCGGGTGGAAAAGCGGGTTGATGAAATGGTAGAGTCGGGCCTGGCCGCGGAAGTGGAGGAGCTGTTCCGACTGGGCTATGCCAGGGATTTAAAGGCAATGCGCTCCATAGGCTATAAGGAGATATGTTCTTTTCTTAGCGGTGAAATTTCTCTGGATCAGGCGGTGCAGCTGATCAAGAGGGATACGAGACGTTATGCAAAACGGCAGATGACTTGGTTTAATAAAGAATATGGGATTAAATGGGTTGAATATCCTGCGGCATTTGCTAATATTTGTAACCATGTGATTGAATTTTTTGAAAGAGGAGAGGACCATGCCAAAAGCACCTTTCAACATCCAGGATCAGTACCTTAA
- the hfq gene encoding RNA chaperone Hfq, translated as MPKAPFNIQDQYLNQARKERVKVTVQLMAGSKLEGYIKSFDNFSVLMEVQGDLLIYKHAISSITSVDGNFRLHQ; from the coding sequence ATGCCAAAAGCACCTTTCAACATCCAGGATCAGTACCTTAACCAGGCACGAAAAGAGAGGGTAAAGGTTACCGTCCAGCTCATGGCCGGCAGCAAGCTGGAAGGCTACATCAAGTCGTTCGATAATTTCTCGGTTCTTATGGAAGTACAGGGCGATCTTCTCATCTATAAACACGCCATATCCAGCATAACTTCTGTGGACGGTAATTTCAGACTGCATCAATAG
- the pepN gene encoding aminopeptidase N, which translates to MTESPHRTICRKDYTPPDYIVDRVELRFELDEETTRVHSRLSIMRHPQALTSGTPPLVLDGHRFTLLEIKLDDKVLVPGRYKVDQEYLTIDQVPDKFVLEITTELRPQHNTFLEGLYRSGGMFCTQCEAEGFRSITYFPDRPDVLAVYTTTIVADRQRYPVLLSNGNPVKKGNFDKGRHFVTWHDPFPKPSYLFALVAGDLVCLEDTFTTRSGRQIALRIYVNEQNRTKCDHALRSLQKAMFWDEENFGREYDLDIYMIVAVDDFNMGAMENKGLNVFNSRYVLASPETATDDDFQAIEEVIGHEYFHNWTGNRITCRDWFQLSLKEGLTIFRDQEFSADMESRGVKRIADVRYLRTAQFAEDAGPMSHPVRPECYMEINNFYTVTVYNKGAEVIRMLRTLLGPERFHQGMDLYFKRHDGQAATVEDFVRAMADAGGIDLGQFKRWYSQAGTPELQIKGEFHATTGTYLLNIRQSYPKTGEETPKEPLHIPLTMGLLDRDGHELPLTMEGEDSAGPTTRVLELRQSEEKFLFTGLKTAPVPALLRGFSAPVRLDYAYSHEELVLLMAHETDPFCRWEAGQQLAIQVMLGLVADWQAGRQLELDKGIISAFKETLSSNEKDRAFLAEALTLPSEAYLADSMAVADPDAVHAVRQFVRKRLAIELKAEFHQVHSACRPTRPYKVGDGLAGERRLANLCLAYLMTLDGDEEVGLCIDQYHKADNMTDTMGALGPLASSNSPSRRIILEEFYQRWQGDRQVVDKWFSLQAASSRPDTLAEVEKLLGHPAFEPANPNRFRSLVGAFSQANPVRFHDKSGAGYRFLTDQLIRLIPINPQVSARLMSPLTRWHRYDQKRQEMMRGELERIRVLPNLPRDVYEVVAKSLATN; encoded by the coding sequence ATGACCGAAAGCCCCCATCGCACCATTTGTCGCAAGGACTACACCCCCCCCGATTATATCGTCGATAGAGTGGAGCTGCGTTTTGAACTGGACGAGGAGACGACACGGGTCCATTCCCGACTCAGCATCATGCGGCACCCCCAGGCATTGACCTCTGGAACGCCCCCCCTTGTCCTGGACGGGCACCGATTCACGCTGTTGGAAATCAAGCTTGACGACAAGGTGCTTGTCCCCGGCCGCTACAAAGTGGACCAGGAATACCTGACTATTGACCAGGTACCGGATAAATTCGTCCTTGAAATCACCACTGAACTGCGTCCCCAGCACAACACTTTTCTGGAAGGGCTCTATCGTTCCGGCGGCATGTTCTGCACCCAGTGCGAAGCTGAAGGTTTCCGCTCCATCACCTATTTCCCCGACCGGCCCGATGTGCTGGCAGTTTATACCACCACCATCGTGGCCGATCGGCAACGTTACCCCGTGTTGCTTTCCAACGGGAATCCGGTTAAAAAAGGAAATTTCGACAAAGGCCGCCACTTCGTCACCTGGCATGATCCGTTTCCCAAGCCCAGCTACCTCTTCGCCCTGGTGGCCGGAGACCTGGTCTGCCTGGAAGATACCTTCACCACCCGCTCCGGACGTCAAATTGCCCTCCGCATTTATGTGAATGAACAGAACCGGACCAAATGCGATCACGCCCTACGGTCGCTGCAGAAAGCCATGTTCTGGGATGAGGAAAATTTCGGCCGCGAATACGACCTGGATATCTACATGATTGTCGCCGTTGATGACTTCAATATGGGAGCCATGGAAAACAAGGGTCTGAATGTCTTCAATTCCCGCTACGTGCTGGCCAGCCCGGAAACGGCCACGGACGACGATTTTCAGGCCATCGAAGAGGTCATCGGCCACGAATATTTCCACAACTGGACCGGCAACCGGATCACCTGCCGCGACTGGTTCCAGCTCTCCCTCAAGGAGGGGCTGACCATCTTCCGCGACCAGGAATTTTCAGCGGACATGGAATCGCGGGGGGTCAAGCGCATCGCCGACGTCCGTTACCTGCGCACCGCCCAGTTCGCCGAAGATGCCGGGCCCATGTCCCATCCGGTAAGACCGGAATGCTACATGGAAATCAACAATTTTTATACCGTCACCGTCTATAACAAGGGCGCCGAGGTGATCCGCATGCTGCGTACCCTGCTTGGTCCTGAGCGCTTCCACCAGGGCATGGATCTTTATTTCAAGCGCCATGATGGCCAGGCGGCAACCGTTGAGGACTTTGTCCGGGCCATGGCAGATGCGGGAGGGATTGACCTGGGCCAGTTCAAGCGGTGGTACAGCCAGGCGGGTACCCCGGAACTGCAGATAAAGGGGGAATTCCATGCCACGACAGGAACATATCTCCTCAACATCAGGCAAAGCTATCCCAAAACAGGTGAAGAGACACCGAAGGAACCGCTTCACATCCCTTTGACCATGGGTCTGCTCGACAGGGACGGCCATGAATTGCCCCTGACCATGGAAGGGGAGGACTCTGCCGGACCGACGACACGGGTTCTGGAGTTGCGCCAATCGGAAGAAAAATTCCTCTTCACCGGTCTGAAAACGGCCCCGGTGCCGGCACTTTTACGCGGGTTCTCCGCGCCGGTCCGGCTGGATTATGCATACAGCCATGAGGAGCTGGTCCTTTTGATGGCCCATGAGACCGATCCCTTCTGCAGATGGGAGGCAGGACAGCAGCTGGCTATCCAGGTCATGCTCGGCCTGGTGGCCGACTGGCAGGCCGGGCGTCAACTGGAGCTGGACAAAGGCATCATTTCAGCCTTCAAAGAAACTCTTTCCAGCAACGAAAAAGACCGTGCCTTTCTCGCCGAGGCCCTAACCCTGCCTAGCGAGGCATATCTGGCCGATTCCATGGCCGTGGCCGATCCCGATGCGGTCCATGCCGTCCGCCAATTTGTAAGAAAAAGGCTGGCTATCGAGCTTAAGGCGGAATTTCACCAGGTCCACTCGGCCTGCCGCCCGACCCGCCCCTACAAGGTAGGTGACGGTCTGGCCGGAGAGCGGCGTCTGGCCAATCTCTGTCTCGCCTATCTCATGACCCTTGACGGCGATGAAGAAGTCGGCCTGTGCATCGACCAATACCATAAGGCTGACAATATGACCGATACCATGGGAGCGCTGGGTCCGCTCGCTTCTTCCAATTCTCCCAGTCGGCGCATCATACTTGAAGAGTTCTATCAGCGCTGGCAGGGAGACCGACAGGTAGTTGACAAGTGGTTCTCCCTGCAGGCCGCATCAAGCAGGCCCGATACGCTGGCGGAGGTGGAGAAGCTGCTTGGCCATCCTGCCTTCGAACCAGCCAACCCCAACCGCTTCCGTTCCCTGGTCGGCGCCTTCTCCCAGGCCAACCCGGTGCGCTTCCACGATAAAAGCGGCGCCGGCTACAGATTTCTCACCGATCAGCTGATTCGCCTGATACCTATCAATCCGCAGGTCTCTGCCCGCCTCATGTCGCCACTGACCCGCTGGCACCGTTATGACCAGAAACGGCAGGAGATGATGCGTGGAGAACTGGAACGGATCAGGGTGCTCCCCAATCTGCCGCGGGATGTTTACGAAGTGGTGGCAAAGAGTCTGGCAACAAACTGA
- a CDS encoding ammonia-forming cytochrome c nitrite reductase subunit c552: protein MINRRLASVAAATGMAMLLSLPIYSTAAKGKPAAKDDGRETCYGCHDQVKALKEGSKHAKLACSTCHDKLKEHLDNSETRPVTLIDSALCGKCHKDEYATSMMVDYEAPARKEKGIPGGRSPVMDKLLAPYGFTIEHNEPRGHAFMVTDQFVVDRFAGGRFQYKQRWAGVDQVGKTWDILEDKGPDFKMGETGKAGNPTCIQCKTSDHILKWKFLGDKDPKAKWDRTSDIIAVAKDTHNPVGCIHCHDPHGAQPRIVRDALINEIDKGATMFARNGATDLKVISFRDGFRKIGVMKKSDSRMMCAQCHVEYACGKGFEFGSGKPVGYDDQRTNHMPLKQVKELLDHYRKLNYYDFKHAVTGARLVKLQHPEAESYAGSVHEKAGVTCADCHMPVMKNKQGKSYKSHMMIRPRSHVKESCQGCHPKWNAEQQLYQIDAIRNYISGKMRKSEYWLGELIDTYAAAKRFGVDEATLAKAREKHEEAHVLWEWWTAENSDGFHNPDLARDSLAASITASKEGVALLNKALDERGKK from the coding sequence ATGATCAACAGGAGATTGGCGTCTGTAGCCGCTGCGACTGGAATGGCAATGCTTTTGTCGTTACCGATTTATTCAACGGCGGCAAAGGGAAAACCTGCAGCAAAGGACGATGGCAGGGAAACCTGTTATGGCTGTCACGATCAAGTAAAAGCCCTGAAAGAGGGTTCAAAGCATGCAAAACTCGCCTGCAGCACCTGCCATGATAAACTTAAAGAGCATCTGGACAACTCTGAAACCCGGCCGGTAACCCTTATTGACTCCGCACTCTGCGGAAAATGCCACAAGGATGAATATGCCACATCCATGATGGTTGATTACGAAGCCCCCGCCCGCAAGGAAAAGGGTATCCCCGGCGGACGCTCTCCGGTTATGGACAAACTGCTCGCCCCCTATGGCTTTACCATCGAACATAACGAACCCCGTGGCCACGCCTTCATGGTCACCGACCAGTTCGTCGTCGATCGATTCGCCGGTGGCCGGTTCCAGTATAAGCAGCGCTGGGCCGGTGTTGATCAGGTCGGCAAAACCTGGGATATCCTGGAAGATAAGGGGCCCGACTTCAAGATGGGCGAAACTGGCAAGGCAGGCAATCCCACCTGCATCCAGTGCAAGACGTCAGATCACATCCTTAAATGGAAGTTCCTTGGAGACAAGGACCCGAAAGCCAAATGGGATCGCACTTCCGACATCATCGCAGTGGCCAAGGATACCCACAACCCGGTCGGTTGCATCCATTGTCATGATCCCCACGGCGCACAACCGCGCATTGTTCGGGATGCGCTGATCAACGAGATCGACAAGGGTGCTACCATGTTCGCCAGAAACGGCGCTACCGACCTGAAAGTGATCTCTTTCCGGGACGGCTTTCGCAAGATCGGTGTCATGAAAAAATCGGACTCCCGTATGATGTGCGCCCAGTGTCATGTGGAATATGCCTGCGGCAAGGGTTTCGAGTTCGGCAGCGGCAAGCCGGTCGGCTATGACGACCAGCGCACTAACCACATGCCCCTGAAGCAGGTGAAGGAGCTGCTTGATCATTACCGTAAGCTCAATTACTATGATTTCAAGCATGCGGTAACCGGTGCCCGCCTGGTCAAACTCCAGCATCCGGAAGCAGAATCCTATGCCGGCAGCGTCCATGAAAAAGCCGGTGTCACCTGTGCCGACTGCCATATGCCGGTGATGAAAAACAAGCAGGGCAAGAGCTACAAGTCCCACATGATGATCCGTCCCCGCAGCCATGTGAAGGAATCCTGCCAGGGTTGCCATCCGAAATGGAACGCCGAGCAGCAACTGTACCAGATCGACGCCATAAGAAACTATATCAGCGGCAAGATGCGCAAATCAGAATACTGGCTTGGTGAGCTGATCGACACCTATGCCGCTGCAAAGCGTTTCGGGGTCGATGAGGCAACGCTGGCCAAAGCACGGGAAAAACATGAAGAAGCCCATGTGCTATGGGAATGGTGGACGGCAGAAAACAGCGACGGATTCCACAATCCCGATCTGGCCCGTGACAGCCTGGCGGCCTCGATTACCGCCTCCAAGGAAGGGGTTGCGCTGTTGAACAAGGCTCTGGACGAACGGGGCAAGAAGTAA
- the mutL gene encoding DNA mismatch repair endonuclease MutL: MATRIKILPEQLTNKIAAGEVVERPASVVKELVENALDAGCSEVMVEIEAGGKRLIRVSDTGCGMTREDALLALERHATSKIANDEDLFSLATLGFRGEALPSVASVSRFTLATREKGSLEGTEIYAEGGRIKEVKACGMAEGTVISVRNLFFNTPARLKFMKSSETEAGHVGDLLTRLAISRPDIRFIYTNDGKTVFRALNADLRERVATLLGRTLSQDLYPLDFCDGQLNVTGLVGKPECSRSAASHVYTYINGRFIRDKVVQHAVLQAYRNFMERGRYPVVVLFISVPAAEVDVNVHPTKHEVRFREQGRVHDAIQEAVESVLRSSPWVKTQPVVQKTQASTSIAAARIAQVRESLTQYRPQKTTQQSFKMSTPAVPASFRETSLPDPVPVADAAPAPEVERGYFSGLSVIGQFNAAYILCQDGNSLVIIDQHAAHERVAFERLKTQHAAMGVESQRLLFPETVEFSFKEGAVIREHQTELDRVGFSLEEFGGSTWLLNAVPHLLSGNDYVKTLRDILEELQSLGRSRSFQDILEDILARIACHSVVRGSHCLSQQEIKALFQQMDTTEFSSNCPHGRPVLHTLTLAEIERMFKR; this comes from the coding sequence GTGGCTACGCGGATCAAGATACTTCCCGAACAACTCACCAATAAGATTGCGGCCGGTGAGGTTGTGGAAAGACCGGCTTCTGTGGTGAAGGAACTGGTAGAGAACGCATTGGATGCAGGCTGCAGCGAGGTCATGGTCGAGATCGAGGCCGGGGGGAAAAGACTTATCAGGGTCTCCGACACCGGCTGCGGCATGACACGGGAAGATGCCCTGCTTGCCCTGGAAAGGCACGCCACCAGCAAGATAGCCAACGATGAGGATCTCTTCAGCCTGGCCACCCTCGGCTTCCGAGGTGAAGCGCTCCCCTCGGTGGCTTCCGTTTCACGTTTCACTCTGGCAACCAGGGAAAAGGGGTCTCTGGAAGGAACCGAAATCTATGCCGAGGGGGGGCGGATAAAGGAGGTCAAGGCATGCGGCATGGCCGAAGGGACGGTAATCTCGGTGCGCAACCTCTTTTTCAATACTCCGGCCCGCCTCAAGTTCATGAAGAGCAGCGAAACTGAGGCGGGGCATGTGGGAGACCTCCTGACCAGGCTGGCCATATCCCGCCCCGACATCCGATTTATTTATACCAACGACGGCAAGACTGTTTTTCGCGCTCTCAATGCGGACCTGCGCGAACGGGTGGCAACCCTCCTCGGACGCACACTCTCCCAGGATCTTTATCCGTTAGACTTCTGCGACGGACAACTCAATGTCACCGGTCTGGTGGGCAAACCCGAATGCAGTCGTTCCGCCGCTTCCCATGTTTATACCTATATCAACGGCCGTTTCATAAGAGACAAGGTAGTGCAGCATGCCGTGCTTCAGGCTTATCGCAATTTCATGGAGCGGGGCCGTTATCCGGTGGTGGTGCTTTTCATAAGCGTTCCCGCCGCAGAGGTGGATGTGAACGTTCATCCCACCAAGCACGAGGTTCGCTTTCGGGAGCAGGGGAGGGTGCATGACGCCATTCAGGAGGCCGTGGAGTCAGTGCTGCGTTCTTCCCCATGGGTAAAAACACAGCCAGTGGTGCAAAAGACGCAGGCTTCCACATCCATAGCGGCTGCAAGGATTGCCCAGGTGCGGGAGTCCTTGACCCAATACCGTCCGCAAAAAACGACACAACAATCATTCAAGATGTCCACACCTGCAGTGCCGGCAAGCTTCAGAGAAACATCTCTGCCTGATCCCGTGCCGGTAGCTGACGCGGCTCCTGCGCCGGAAGTAGAGCGCGGGTATTTTTCCGGCCTTTCGGTGATCGGCCAGTTTAACGCTGCCTATATCCTTTGCCAGGATGGAAACAGCCTGGTTATCATCGATCAGCACGCCGCCCATGAGCGGGTTGCCTTTGAGCGCCTGAAGACCCAGCATGCTGCAATGGGAGTGGAGTCACAGCGGCTGCTTTTCCCCGAAACGGTGGAGTTTTCATTCAAGGAAGGTGCTGTCATCCGGGAGCACCAAACCGAGCTGGATCGGGTAGGGTTTAGCCTGGAGGAGTTCGGTGGTTCCACCTGGCTGTTGAATGCCGTGCCTCACCTGTTGAGCGGCAATGATTATGTGAAGACACTGCGGGACATCCTGGAAGAGTTGCAGAGCCTGGGCCGAAGCCGTTCCTTTCAGGACATCCTGGAAGACATCCTGGCCAGGATCGCTTGCCACAGTGTTGTGCGCGGAAGTCATTGCCTTAGCCAACAGGAAATAAAGGCACTCTTTCAGCAGATGGATACCACAGAATTTTCCAGCAACTGTCCCCATGGGCGACCGGTGTTACACACACTGACCCTTGCCGAGATCGAGCGGATGTTTAAACGGTAG